In one Alphaproteobacteria bacterium genomic region, the following are encoded:
- a CDS encoding GNAT family N-acetyltransferase produces the protein MRETVATTERLILRPWTLADQPRLSTLLTDPITMKHWPEPFDADDVRHWLERALQCWQEDRLGRWAVERRADGLVLGDCGLVPTELDGEAVTDLGYILQAPHHGQGYGKEAAAAALHYGTEILGLNNIVCHMAEDNIPSRRTAEALGMAETRRFTHTGNRNKTHIIYRLPN, from the coding sequence GACCCTTGCAGATCAGCCCCGACTGTCGACCCTTCTGACCGACCCCATCACCATGAAACACTGGCCCGAGCCATTCGACGCGGACGATGTCCGCCACTGGCTGGAACGGGCCCTGCAATGCTGGCAAGAGGATCGGTTGGGGCGCTGGGCGGTCGAACGTCGGGCCGACGGGCTCGTTCTGGGGGATTGCGGACTGGTTCCGACAGAACTGGACGGCGAAGCGGTCACCGACCTTGGATACATTCTTCAGGCCCCGCATCACGGTCAGGGCTATGGAAAGGAAGCAGCCGCCGCGGCCCTGCATTATGGCACCGAGATACTGGGACTGAACAATATCGTCTGCCATATGGCGGAAGATAACATCCCGTCCCGACGTACTGCCGAAGCCCTGGGAATGGCGGAAACACGGCGCTTCACCCACACCGGAAACCGCAACAAAACCCACATCATCTATCGCCTTCCCAACTAA